Within the Stenotrophomonas sp. 610A2 genome, the region TGTCGAAGGCCGGCTTCAAGGTGGCCAGCTTTTCCAGCGAGGTATCCGGGCGCAGCACGTTGTCGCGCTCGACGCCACGGAACGGTGCAATCAGGTCACTGAAGAAACCGCGCTCGTAAGCGGCAGCCAGCTTCTTGTGCGAGGACACCGCCCATTCGTCCTGCGCTTCACGCGAGATGTTCCATTCCTTGGCCATGTCCTCGCAGTGGTCACCCATGCTCTTGCCGGTGCGCGGCTCGGCCACGCCGGGGAACTCGGGCTTGAGCTCGGAGAACTTGAAGCCCTTGAGCAGGGTGCGGATCTTGTCGCCGGTGCTCTTGGCACGGTTTGCGGCCAGCAGGCGCGCGCGCAGCTTCTTGCCGTAGACGATCGGCACGTCGGAGGTGGTATCCGAACCGCCGCCGATGCCGGACTCGATCTGCCCCAGGGCGATCTTGTTGGCGACGGTGATGATGCTGTCCAGCGAAGTACCGCAGGCGCGCTGCAGGGTGATGCCCGGGGTCAGCGGCGACAGGCCGGACGACAGCGCGGCCTCGCGGCCCAGGTTCCAGTCGCTGGGATGCTTGATCACCGCGCCCATCGCCACTTCGCCCAACTGCTGGCCATGCAGGCCGAACCGTTCAACAAGCGCCCCAAGCGTACGGACCGACATGCCAAGGTTGCCAACGTCCGAATAAGCGGTGTTCTGACGGCAGAACGGAATGCGGACACCACCGAGGATGGCGACGGGTCGAGCGCTGGGCATGCGGGTACCTGACATGGGAAAGAGTGTTCAAAGTGGCCTGCACGCGATAGCAGGCATAATGGTGTTGAGTGTAGCTTCGAGGCCGTGATGGGCCAACCGCGAATCATGAGCAATTCAAACCCCGACGTGAACGCCCTTGGCGTAGTGGCATTGGAACTGGCTGGCGGCGAGCAGCCCGGCAAGGCGGCCCTGGGCTCCGAGCAGGCTGGCGAACTGGTGGCATTGATAGGCCGCGACCTGACCAAGCTGGTCCCGCAGGTCAGCGAGCTGGACCTGGTTTTCGCCGCGGCGCATTTCGACCCGGCCGAAGTGCTGCGCCCCGGCCTGCCCATTCATCGGCGCCTGGAAGAACTGCAGATGCGCGCCCCCGGCCGCAACCACGGCGCGCGCCTGCTGGCGTTCGGTGCCGATGCCAATGGCGAGATCCCGTTGCCACTGCAGGCCGATCCTGCGCTGACCGGTGGCGCGCTGCGGCTGCTGCCGTTCGTGCTGGCTGGCGGTGAAGCGGCGGTGCGCCATGAAGTGCGTGATGCGCTGGAAGAAGTCTTGCTAGCCAATGGCATGGCACAACCGGACACCGCGCTGCTGGCACAGAACAGCTTTGCCGCGCAGATCGAACACGCGCGCTATTTCACCGTCAACGACCTGGCCGCGATGATGGCCATGCAGTACGACAACCAGGGCCTGGCCGATTTGTGGCCAATACTGGAAACGGCGATGTTCGCGCCGAACGAAGAACAATGGCTGGAAGCATCGCCTGAACCGCTGCTGCGTTACGTCGGTGGCGAAGTGCGGATGGCCTTGTTTGATCCGGCCGGCTGGTGCGCCCACTACGCGCAGGACAAAAACGACTGCGATCGCCTGCAGCGCGTGTACGAGCAATACATGATGCGCCAGCGGCAGATGGCCGCCGTATTGGAAGCGCATGGCATCGATGTGCTGTATGTGCACGTGAATGCCGGGCAGGATGCGAAGGCACTGCTGGCGCATTGAGTGCGCGCTGGTGAATGCTGAAAAGGCCGCGTAAGCGGCCTTTTTTGTTTTGAAGCGGGGTGAAGCAGAAGCAAGAGCCCCCCTCCCCAGCCCTCCCCTTCGCTGCGCGAAAGGGAGGGAGTCAGTCACTGCGCCTTGGCAATCACCGCACAGGCCAGACGTGCACCGGCATTGCCGGTCGGCTGGGTCTTGTAGTCGTCCGGCTCGGCGTGGACGATCAGGCCGCGGCCGACGATGTCGAAACCATCGCCAACACCGACGTTGACGTTGCTCGCCACCGGGCCATCGATATGCGCGTTGCCCTGTGCGTCGGCCTTGATGTTGGGCATGTCGCCGCCGTGATGCATGGCGGTGCTGATGCTGCCGTGCTCGCTGCTGCCCGGGTTGAAGTGGCCGCCTGCGCTGGTGCCGTCCGGCGCGCTGCAATCGCCCTTCTCGTGGATGTGGAAGCCGTGCTCGCTGTCCGGCTTCAAGCCGGTGATATCGCCGCTGGCACGCAACTGGCCATCGACCAGGCTGAAGTTGATGGTGCCGGCGACCGTGCTGTCCTTGGTCGGCTGCAGCTGTGCGGTTGCGATCGGCTTGGCCAGTTCCGGCGGTGCAGCCGGGTCTGCAGCCGGTGTGGTCTCGGCCGTTGGGGCGATGCTGTCGGCCGGCACCGCGTCGGGCTCTGCGCCCTTGTTGCAGGCGGTGAGGGCCAGGGCGCTGGCGAGGAACAGGCTGGTGTGGATCAGTCGCATTGGTTGACTCCCTTGCTGGTCTGGATCGAATCCGGGTTGGACTTGCGGGTTGGCGCGCTCAGCGCACCACACGTATCACCGCACAGGCGACGCGAGCGCCGGCATTGCCGGCCGGTTGGCTGCGGTAATCGTCGGCTGACGCATGTACCACCAGTGCGCGCCCGGCGACGTCATTTGCAGCACCACCGCCGAGGGTAACGCCGCGAAGATGAACATCCACGTTGGCTACACCCTTGGCGTCAGCCTGCAGGTTGTCCATGTCGCCGGCATGATGCGCGCCGGCAGCGGCGCGGCCGTGCTGCTGCATGCCCGGGTTGAAGTGGCCGCCGGCGCTGCTGGCATCCACCGCGCTGCAATCGCCTTTCTCATGCACATGGAAGGCGGCCTGCTGGCCGCGCGGCAAGCCACCAATCACGCCGGTGATATGCACGCCACCGGCTTCCGGCACCAAGGCCAGACGACCGCTAACCAGACTGGCCGAGGCCGGTGCCAGATTGGCTTCGGCCATCCTGGCGGTACTGACCGTGGCCACCGGCGGCGGTGGCGGCTCGGGCTTGGTACGCGGGCTGGTACCACAGGCCGCCAGCAGCCAGGTACTGGCGGCGGCGAGCAGAAGCAGGCGTTGACGCATCGGGAACTCCTTTGAATACGTGCCGACGAGGCTCGTGGCCTGGCATGGCAGGGTGTTGCTGTAGACAGATCGTGCCAACGATGCCTGTTTGTGGCGAAGCGGTCGAGTGTTGGTTCCACTCAGTCGGCTCCGCCCAACACAGGAACCACACTCTCCGCCGCTGTTTCCACCTTCTGCAATGTGGCCCGCACATCGCGCAGCGCGCCTTCGTGCTGGTCACCATAGACTTCACGCATTGCGGCTAGCGCCGCGCTGGCATGTTCGTGCGCGTTGATGCGCTCCCCCATTGCCAGCTCTGCCTCGGCCAGGCCTCGCAGGATTTCCGCGGTGACGTGGTTGGCGCGGCCCAGGCTGCGATCTGCAATGGCAAGCAGGGCTCTCTGCTCGTCCCGCGATGCACTGGCCTGTCCAGCCGCCAGCAGCCAGTTGGCGTGGTTGTGCCGTGCGACCACGGTCGATTGCGATTCCGGACCAAACCGGCGAGCGTTCCATTCCATGGTCGCGCGATAGTGCGGCCCCGCCTCCTGTACCTTGCCCTGTTCACGCAATGCGCTGCCCAACATGCCACGCACACCGATGGGGTAGCCGTTGTCGGGGCCATAGATTCGTTCGTAGGCGGCCAGCAACTGCCGGAGTTCAGGCTCGGCACCGGCAAAATCGCGCATGCGCAGCCGTGTCGTCACCAGATCACGTCGTGCCACCAGGGTTAGTGGATGATCCAGTCCATTGATGTGTGTGCGCCGCCGCACCACATCATCCATCAGGGCGATGGATTGGGTGTAATCACCACTGGTGGACAGCAGGTTCGCATAACGTTTGACCGCATCCAGCCGTTGCTGGTCATCCGCGGGGGCGATACGGATGAAGCCATCCAACGCTTCCTTGGCCAGCGCCAGTGCTTCGGGCGCCTTTCCTTGCACGAAGCGCACCCAGGACAGGCGTGACTGCATGTCGTAGGCCAGCCAGAGGTGCGCTGGATCGCCAGCGCGTGCCTTGGCGATACCCTCATCCAATACCGCTTGCGCCTCGGTGTACCTGTCGCTTCCCACATAGGCGTCACCCAGCACCTGCAATGCGCGCAGGCGCTGCAGCTCCAATACCCCAGGGTGCTTGTCGGCGAGTTTACGTATCGCTTCCAGGTGGTCGATGGCGCGATCGTATTCACCCAGCACTATCTGGTTGATGGCGATGATCAGCCGCATGTCCGCAAGCGTGTCCGGGTAGGCAGACAGATCCTGCGGTGCCCGCCGCGACGCATCCTCCAGAACCCGCAGCATCAGGGTCTTGTCCAGATCCTCGGCCATGGCAGGGTCCATGCTGTCCAGCACCGAGGCCAGGAATCCGGAAGACACCTTTGCGCGTGCTGCTTCCTGGCGCGCTTCGCGCAACGACCAGGCCGTGGCTACCAGGCCCGCCAGCAGTACCGCAACGACAACCGCTGCAGCCAAGACCATCAGCCGATTGCGGCGTACGAACTTGCGCAGCGCCAGCAGGCCGGTCCGGCCTGCCGCCTGTGGCGGATAGTGGCGCAGCCAACGACGCAGGTCTTCGAGCAACAATGACACCGACGCATAGCGATCTGCTCGCTCGTTGCGCAACGCCTTGATGGCAATCGCGTCGAGACCGTCGCGCAGATCCCGCAGCAGCTGTGCGGGCTTGCTTCCGCGCGCGGCGGCCAGCTGCTGCTGTCGCTCCGGCGTGAGATTGCGCCATTGCTGCGAAGGTTCCTGCAGCAATGGCGCACCAGCCCGCGCGCCGCAGGCCAGCTCGTAGAGCATCGCACCGAGCGAATACACGTCACTGCGGGCGTCGACATCGCTACCCGGCAGGGATTGCTCGGGACTCATGTAGCCCGGTGTACCACCGGCGCCGCTGGTTTCCGCGCCCTCGGCTTCCACGGCGATGCCGAAATCGATGATCTTGGGCATCGCCTGCCCGTCAACGCTGCATACCAGCACATTGCCAGGCTTCAGATCGCGATGGATGACACCCTTCTGATGCGCGTGCTGGACGCCTTCGGCGACCTTTACCAGCAACTCGACGCGTTCGCGCATGCTCAATGCGTGCTGGTCGCACCAATCGGTGATGGCTTGGCCCTGGATGTATTCCATGACCAGGTAGGCACGCCCCTCCGGGTCGATGCCGGCATCATGGATCTGCGCGATGGCAGGATGCTGCATCTGGGCCAGCAAGCGACATTCGTACTCGAAGTGCAGGTGGCGACGTTCGCTCAATGCCTGCGAACGCACAAGCTTGAGCGCGACCTCACGTTCATAGGCACCATCGGCCCGCTGCGCCAGGTACACCCGGCCCATACCGCCTACGCCAATCACCCGCTGCACCGACCACGGCCCAAACCGGGTACCTGCGGCGATGTTGGCCTCATCCGCCTGCAGCAACACTTCCACCGCACGTTGCAGCGGCTCACGCAGCCTTCGTGTCGCGTCCTCGTCAGCAGCGATCAGCGCCAGCAGCTCCTGTCGCAACTCCGGCGCATCATCCGTCTGTGCATAGGCAAAATCGATGCGCTCGCTTTCCGGAAGATCGGTCGCCTGACTGAACAATTCGACCAGTCGGCTCCATGCCTCGGCGCTCAACATGCGTCGGGCCACCACGTCGCTCATATGGACGCCTGCTCATGGAACCACGCGTACGACGCCGTTGCAGCGCCGCAATGCGGGTAGAAACAAGGGTTCATAAGCGCACTCCCATACGCCAACGCCATCGTGGCCTCCATGGGGAGCCGAGTATACATACCCCCATTCAGCTGGGTTGGGCGGACCCAGGCGGCTCAACGACGGCGGCCGGGCCCGAGTTTGCGGGTAACGGTGTTACGGCCAAGTCCCAGCCGCGTGGCGGCATCGGCGCGATGGCCATCGGTGAAGTCCAGTGCCACTTCCAGCAGCACGTTGTCCAAGCGCTCACGTGCCTCGGCATGCAGGCCACTGGCGCCTTCGGCCAGACGTTGCCTGGCCCATGCCGCCAAGGCCTTGTCCCAGTGCTGCGGGGCCACCGCCACCGTGCTGCCGGCGGCACGGCCGCCGCGGTTCAAGGCGGCCTGCACGTCTTCGGCCGACACCGTATCGGCGACAGCCAGAGCCGCCAGACGCCAGCAGACGTTCTCAAGTTCGCGGACGTTGCCCGGCCAATGGTGTTCGCGCAGCGCTTTCACTGCGGCCACAGACAGGCGCTTTGGCGGCATGTCGAGCCGGCGCGCGGCGTTGGCAAGGAAGTTCTCGGCCAGCTGCGGCACGTCGCCGAGGCGCTCGCGCAGCGGCGGCAGCAACAGCCGCACCATGTCGAGCCGATGCAGCAGGTCGGCACGGAAGCGGCCTTGTTCGACCAGCGTTTCCAGATCCTGGTGGGTAGCCGCAACCACGCGCACATCGACGCGGATCAGCTCGCGGCCACCAACGCGGAAGAATTCGCCTTCGGCCAGCACGCGCAGCAATCGCGTCTGCAACGCCAGCGGCATGTCGCCGATTTCATCGAGGAACAAGGTGCCGCCGTCGGCCTGCTCGAAGCGGCCGATGTGGCGCTTGGTCGCGCCGGTGAAGGCACCGGCCTCGTGGCCGAACAATTCGCTTTCCAACAGCTCGGCCGGAATCGCCGCGGTGTTCAACGCAACGAAGGGGCCTTTTGCGCGCGGTGACTCGCGGTGCAAGGCGTTGGCCACCAACTCCTTGCCGGTGCCGGTCTCGCCATTGATCAGCACCGACAGCGGTGCCTGCGCGAGACGGCCGATGGCGCGGAACAGCGCGCGCATCGCGGGTGTGTCACCGATCAGCTGTGGCGGCCCTTCTTCCTTCTGCGTTGCCGCAGGTGGCAGTGCTACCGGCTCCGGCAGTTCTTCGGCTTCGGGCAGCGCGCGCCGCGCCAGCTCCACCGCATCGTCCAGATCGAAGGGCTTGGACAGGAATTCATGCGCACCGCCACGGAATGCGCCAGCGGTGCTGGCCACATCGGTGTACGCCGACATCACGATCACCGGCAGTTGCGGATGCGCGGTCTTGAGCTTGTCCAGCAGCACCAATCCGTCGTCACCGGGCATGCGCACATCGGTGAACAGCAGATCCGGCACCGGCTGCCGCGCCATCGCGCCCAATGCAGCGGCAGCGCTATCGAAACCTTCCACCGTGTAGCCGGCATCGCGCAAGGCGGTGGTCAGCACGAAACGCACCGAGCGGTCGTCATCGACTACCCAGACGGTCGCGGCCTGTGTCGACTTATGCATCGCCCACCTCCGGCACTTCCTCGGCGGCGGGCAACGGCAGCAGCACGGTGAACACGGTGTGGCCGGGGCGCGAGCGGTAGCTCAAGGTGCCGCGGTGTTCGCGTGCGACCTGCTGGGCCAAGGCCAGGCCCAGCCCGGTGCCTTCGGCGCGACCGCTGACCAGCGGCAGGAACAGGTGCTCGGCCAGTTCTTCCGGCACGCCACGGCCGTCGTCGGCCACTTCCAAGCGCAAGGCAAGGGCATAAGGCTGCTCGGCGATGCGCAGGCCGTGCTCGACGCGGGTGCGCAAGGTGACGCTGGTGGCGCCGGCCTGGATGGCGTTGCGGACCAGGTTCAACAAAGCCTGGGTGAGGCGGCCAGCATCGCCGGGAAACTCGGGAATGCTGGGATCGTAATCGCGCAGCAGGCGTACCGACCAGCCCGCTTCGTTCTCGACCAGGCGCAGCACGCGTTCCAGCGCGGCGTGGATGTTCAGCGGCGCATGCGGACGCTGCGGTGCTGGTGACAGCAGTTGCTCCAGCAAGGTATTGAGGCGCTCGATCTCGGCGCCGATCAATTCAATCAGTTCTCGCTCATCGGCATCACGGCCAGTCGCACGCCGTGCCAGCAGCTGGGCGGCACCTTTCAGGCCGGCCAGCGGATTACGCAGTTCGTGGGCCAGCCCTTTCAAGGCGGCGCTGAACGCGCCGGGCAACACCTGCGCCGGGTCGGTGCCCTGGAACTCGTCCACCGGATGCGCTTCCAGCAGCCAACCGCCCTGCTCCACCGCGCTCAACCAGCCATCGGCGAAGCGCGGCGTCTCTCCTGGCAGGGCCAAGGTCAGCCGCGGCAGGCGGGTCAGGTCGGTGGCCGGGTTGGCGAGGCGCTGCGCCAGAACCTCACCCTGCGCTTCCAGCGACACCAGCGGCTGGCCGAGCAGGCGCCGCACGCTCACCCCCAGCCAACGGCAGAACGCGGGGTTTGCACCCTGGATGCGCCCGTCCACACCACTCCAGACCAGCGGCGTGGCCAGCAACTCCGGGGTGGGCGAGAAATCGGCGTCGGTCATTGCACCAATATAGTGCAAAGCAGGCCGATCACTGCTTCTGCAACAACAGGGAATGCAGGATGCGGGCGTCTTCGGCGTCGAGTTCGGCGGGCAGGCTGTCGCTGCCACGGAAACGACGGTGGAAGGCGCGCGCAGCGGCAGCGCGATCATCCAGCGCGTAACCGAAGGCCTGCATCGCCATCCAGCTGTCGAAACCAGCCGGTGCCGGGCCGTGCGTTGGGTCCGGCCACAAGCCGAAGCCGGCTTCGGCCAGCTGCTGCCACGGGAAGTAGCGGCTGGGGTCGGCCTTGCGGGTCGGGGCCAGGTCGGCGTGGCCGATGATCTGGCTGCGCGGGATGTTGTAGCGCTTGCAGAGATCGTCGAGCAGGCGCAGCAGGCTGGCGATCTGCGGTTGGGTAAAGGGTGTGTCGCCGTTGTTGTCGATCTCGATGCCGATCGACGTCGAGTTGAGATCACTGAAGCCACCCCAGCGCCCACCACCGGCATGCCAGGCGCGTTCGCCATCGGCCACGAGCTGATAGAGCTCACCATCGCTGCCGACCAGGTAGTGCGAGCTGACCTTGCCGCCGCTGTTGGCGCTGCGCAGCGTGTCCAGGCTTTCCTGCACCGAATCCTGCTCGGTGTGGTGCAGCACGATCAGCACCGGCTGGCGATCGTTGTAGTTCGGCGACGGCACCCAGTGCGCGAGCGGATTGCGCTCCGGCGTGGAGGTGCAGGCAGTCAGCGTGGCCAACAGGGCGAGCGGCAGCAGCAGTTTGGTCTTCATGGGGGACATTGCACGTTGCCGGGCGCGGCATTGCAAGTGCGCTCGGGCATGGAACGACAACTGGGCCGATGACGGCGGCGATGTGGCTTGCGTGCATTGGAGGGCCTGCTCAGGGAGTTGGGGAGCCGACGTGGTGCCGGCACGGAACATGCGCTGCATGTCCAAAACGCTTTCCGCTGGGGATGGCTGGCCGATGTGGCTAGGCTATGCAGATGGGTGGTTCATCGATCTGCTGGAGCGGCAATGCGTGATTCACTGAAACAGAAAATCGTTGCGGTCTGCGATGCCAAGATCGCGGCGAAGGGGGCGACGGTTGGGTTGTCGTTCTATGCGTTTTTTGCGAATCGAAACGATGATCCCGAGCTGCTGATGGAAGCGGCTACCTGGTGGATCCAGATCCATCGGCTGG harbors:
- a CDS encoding acetyl-CoA C-acetyltransferase, translated to MSGTRMPSARPVAILGGVRIPFCRQNTAYSDVGNLGMSVRTLGALVERFGLHGQQLGEVAMGAVIKHPSDWNLGREAALSSGLSPLTPGITLQRACGTSLDSIITVANKIALGQIESGIGGGSDTTSDVPIVYGKKLRARLLAANRAKSTGDKIRTLLKGFKFSELKPEFPGVAEPRTGKSMGDHCEDMAKEWNISREAQDEWAVSSHKKLAAAYERGFFSDLIAPFRGVERDNVLRPDTSLEKLATLKPAFDKASGRGTLTAANSTPLTDGAAAVLLASEEWARAHGHEPLAYLRDSQVSAVDFVHGEGLLMAPTTAVPEMLKRNGLTLQDFDIYEIHEAFAAQVLCTLSAWESEDYCRNRLGLDAALGRIDPAKINPLGSSLATGHPFAATGARIIGTVAKELAARGGGRALVSICTAGGMGVVAIVER
- a CDS encoding superoxide dismutase family protein — translated: MRLIHTSLFLASALALTACNKGAEPDAVPADSIAPTAETTPAADPAAPPELAKPIATAQLQPTKDSTVAGTINFSLVDGQLRASGDITGLKPDSEHGFHIHEKGDCSAPDGTSAGGHFNPGSSEHGSISTAMHHGGDMPNIKADAQGNAHIDGPVASNVNVGVGDGFDIVGRGLIVHAEPDDYKTQPTGNAGARLACAVIAKAQ
- a CDS encoding superoxide dismutase family protein, whose protein sequence is MRQRLLLLAAASTWLLAACGTSPRTKPEPPPPPVATVSTARMAEANLAPASASLVSGRLALVPEAGGVHITGVIGGLPRGQQAAFHVHEKGDCSAVDASSAGGHFNPGMQQHGRAAAGAHHAGDMDNLQADAKGVANVDVHLRGVTLGGGAANDVAGRALVVHASADDYRSQPAGNAGARVACAVIRVVR
- a CDS encoding serine/threonine-protein kinase; its protein translation is MSDVVARRMLSAEAWSRLVELFSQATDLPESERIDFAYAQTDDAPELRQELLALIAADEDATRRLREPLQRAVEVLLQADEANIAAGTRFGPWSVQRVIGVGGMGRVYLAQRADGAYEREVALKLVRSQALSERRHLHFEYECRLLAQMQHPAIAQIHDAGIDPEGRAYLVMEYIQGQAITDWCDQHALSMRERVELLVKVAEGVQHAHQKGVIHRDLKPGNVLVCSVDGQAMPKIIDFGIAVEAEGAETSGAGGTPGYMSPEQSLPGSDVDARSDVYSLGAMLYELACGARAGAPLLQEPSQQWRNLTPERQQQLAAARGSKPAQLLRDLRDGLDAIAIKALRNERADRYASVSLLLEDLRRWLRHYPPQAAGRTGLLALRKFVRRNRLMVLAAAVVVAVLLAGLVATAWSLREARQEAARAKVSSGFLASVLDSMDPAMAEDLDKTLMLRVLEDASRRAPQDLSAYPDTLADMRLIIAINQIVLGEYDRAIDHLEAIRKLADKHPGVLELQRLRALQVLGDAYVGSDRYTEAQAVLDEGIAKARAGDPAHLWLAYDMQSRLSWVRFVQGKAPEALALAKEALDGFIRIAPADDQQRLDAVKRYANLLSTSGDYTQSIALMDDVVRRRTHINGLDHPLTLVARRDLVTTRLRMRDFAGAEPELRQLLAAYERIYGPDNGYPIGVRGMLGSALREQGKVQEAGPHYRATMEWNARRFGPESQSTVVARHNHANWLLAAGQASASRDEQRALLAIADRSLGRANHVTAEILRGLAEAELAMGERINAHEHASAALAAMREVYGDQHEGALRDVRATLQKVETAAESVVPVLGGAD
- the ntrC gene encoding nitrogen regulation protein NR(I), with translation MHKSTQAATVWVVDDDRSVRFVLTTALRDAGYTVEGFDSAAAALGAMARQPVPDLLFTDVRMPGDDGLVLLDKLKTAHPQLPVIVMSAYTDVASTAGAFRGGAHEFLSKPFDLDDAVELARRALPEAEELPEPVALPPAATQKEEGPPQLIGDTPAMRALFRAIGRLAQAPLSVLINGETGTGKELVANALHRESPRAKGPFVALNTAAIPAELLESELFGHEAGAFTGATKRHIGRFEQADGGTLFLDEIGDMPLALQTRLLRVLAEGEFFRVGGRELIRVDVRVVAATHQDLETLVEQGRFRADLLHRLDMVRLLLPPLRERLGDVPQLAENFLANAARRLDMPPKRLSVAAVKALREHHWPGNVRELENVCWRLAALAVADTVSAEDVQAALNRGGRAAGSTVAVAPQHWDKALAAWARQRLAEGASGLHAEARERLDNVLLEVALDFTDGHRADAATRLGLGRNTVTRKLGPGRRR
- a CDS encoding two-component system sensor histidine kinase NtrB, which encodes MTDADFSPTPELLATPLVWSGVDGRIQGANPAFCRWLGVSVRRLLGQPLVSLEAQGEVLAQRLANPATDLTRLPRLTLALPGETPRFADGWLSAVEQGGWLLEAHPVDEFQGTDPAQVLPGAFSAALKGLAHELRNPLAGLKGAAQLLARRATGRDADERELIELIGAEIERLNTLLEQLLSPAPQRPHAPLNIHAALERVLRLVENEAGWSVRLLRDYDPSIPEFPGDAGRLTQALLNLVRNAIQAGATSVTLRTRVEHGLRIAEQPYALALRLEVADDGRGVPEELAEHLFLPLVSGRAEGTGLGLALAQQVAREHRGTLSYRSRPGHTVFTVLLPLPAAEEVPEVGDA
- a CDS encoding N-acetylmuramoyl-L-alanine amidase, producing MSPMKTKLLLPLALLATLTACTSTPERNPLAHWVPSPNYNDRQPVLIVLHHTEQDSVQESLDTLRSANSGGKVSSHYLVGSDGELYQLVADGERAWHAGGGRWGGFSDLNSTSIGIEIDNNGDTPFTQPQIASLLRLLDDLCKRYNIPRSQIIGHADLAPTRKADPSRYFPWQQLAEAGFGLWPDPTHGPAPAGFDSWMAMQAFGYALDDRAAAARAFHRRFRGSDSLPAELDAEDARILHSLLLQKQ
- a CDS encoding DUF6500 family protein, which produces MRDSLKQKIVAVCDAKIAAKGATVGLSFYAFFANRNDDPELLMEAATWWIQIHRLDHFEKAEKVKALVLAERL